One segment of Polyodon spathula isolate WHYD16114869_AA chromosome 20, ASM1765450v1, whole genome shotgun sequence DNA contains the following:
- the cep131 gene encoding centrosomal protein of 131 kDa isoform X1 → MHMDRSPSSLPGSASVGAGDSLELSLTGSQLSVSRRPSSASPAKHFSRSVSVTADNKSKRNTLGEAGLGSCRSIKNLRRSNSTTQVNQRVNSCFSEEQSEDFLALFDSSSDGRRKLASLRKTSPDLSWNILDDQPRTFQIPGSGRSARTADSPAGMKKREAGIALAANFTANNRSNKGAVGNSVTTILHNNCPDKPLTPKSSNQKPASLNNIMKATVNDEGSLENSSLTKSQKNFSSPNNNAAHSSPALLRRQEVTEEEAESRFIQQVNHAAVTIQRWYRRHAHRRHTSEAALRRLLSTKKQEREQRAEEGETREGQKRKEEDRKRIREEKAQQARRAAIQELQQKRAQRAAETQRVAEQEIEALKQSGKLGRRKPARPSPGSKGSTAGRDTGKGRIADSGVNVTADLDDVSNLRSGSPTDSPGRGSQGSQKGVSVEEQLQRAPSSRAQSKTTLNELLDTLKLLEEDPERLPEPHCYRKEKYSWIDEDRDSNSLTADNLELLGKMSQPPALPDGGALLSEAKLQSIMSFLDEMEKSEQERPRSVTSGSHREALLSEEDLAQVDQASAKAAEVTGCMMRMKLELEEKRRTINMLQTALAQQRELTVRHIKETEKELNRNFQLQKDQYEATIQRHLAFIDQLIDDKKALSDRCEGVVTELKQVDQKYTKKIAHMQEQHDLVWHILGPLCEEIKKLKELMSATEKIRREKWIDEKTKKIKEITVKGLEPEIQKLISKHKQELQKLRAVHEAELMQADERAAQRYVRQSEEMREQLEREKEEQCQRERELARQRYEKQLQEEEQALQQQRRRLYSEVAEEKERGAQLAARQRAELDELRKQLEDNSLVAGRALREEFERTREEQERRHQAEVKALKERLDIEKQAWEENYMKKEEAWLLSRERELKEEVRRGRDKEIELVIQRLEEETSRARDECERASENRVKRVREKYETELRELERSERSLQERHSELKGRLSQAEGEAVRLQGLLRQKEQEVQDITQIQDRLTEERRSLAEVIRQEFADRLVTTEEENRRMKIEMSETRARQRLELERVTREKEEELAEVHKRVKTAIVKKEETVNNLRKQHEAALKRADHLEALLEQQRKQLLGK, encoded by the exons CGAGGAGCAGTCTGAGGACTTCCTGGCGTTGTTTGATAGCAGCTCGGATGGGAGGAGGAAGCTGGCCAGCCTCAGAAAGACCTCTCCGGACCTCTCCTGGAACATCCTG GATGACCAACCCCGGACCTTCCAGATCCCTGGCAGTGGCCGCAGTGCCCGCACTGCCGACTCGCCTGCCGGCATGAAGAAGAGAGAGGCTGGCATAGCGCTGGCTGCCAACTTCACTGCCAACAACAG GAGTAACAAGGGAGCTGTGGGAAATTCAGTCACTACCATCCTGCACAATAACTGTCCAGACAAGCCTCTGACACCAAAGAGCTCCAACCAGAAACCAGCGTCTCTCAA TAACATCATGAAGGCCACAGTGAACGACGAGGGCAGTCTGGAGAACAGCTCCCTGACCAAATCCCAGAAGAACTTCTCGTCTCCCAATAACAACGCCGCGCACAGCAGCCCCGCCCTGCTTCGTAGGCAGGAGGTGACAGAGGAGGAGGCTGAAAG CAGGTTTATCCAGCAGGTGAACCACGCAGCTGTGACAATCCAGCGCTGGTACAGACGCCATGCCCACAGACGGCACACCAGCGAGGCAGCGCTCCGACGCCTCCTGTCCACCAAGAAACAG gagagggagcagagagCAGAGGAGGGGGAGACACGGGAAGGTCAGAAGAGGAAGGAGGAGGACAGGAAGAGGATACGTGAGGAGAAAGCCCAGCAGGCCAGAAGAGCTGCTATTCAG GAGCTCCAGCAGAAGCGGGCACAGCGGGCAGCTGAGACGCAGCGCGTGGCAGAGCAGGAGATTGAGGCACTGAAGCAGAGCGGCAAGCTGGGCCGGAGGAAACCTGCCAGGCCCTCTCCCGGCAGCAAGGGCAGCACGGCAGGCAGGGACACAGGCAAGGGGAGGATTGCAG acTCTGGTGTGAATGTAACGGCTGATCTGGATGACGTATCAAACCTGAGGTCTGGCTCCCCCACTGACTCCCCTGGGAGAGGCTCCCAAGGCTCCCAG AAAGGCGTGAGTGTGGAGGAGCAGCTGCAGAGAGCTCCGTCGAGCAGAGCCCAGTCCAAAACCACGCTGAACGAGCTGCTGGACACCCTGAAGCTGCTGGAGGAGGATCCAGAGAGACTGCCCGAGCCCCATTGCTACCGCAAAGAGAAGTACTCCTGGATCGATGAG GACAGAGACTCCAACTCCCTGACAGCTGATAACCTGGAGCTGCTGGGTAAGATGAGCCAGCCTCCTGCCCTGCCAGACGGGGGTGCCCTGCTCTCTGAGGCCAAGCTGCAGAGCATCATGAGCTTCCTGGACGAGATGGAGAAATCGGAGCAGGAGAGGCCGCGCTCTGTCACCTCGGGTTCACACAGAGAG GCCCTGCTGTCAGAAGAGGACCTAGCTCAGGTGGATCAGGCCTCGGCCAAAGCAGCCGAGGTGACCGGCTGCATGATGAGGATGAAACTGGAGCTGGAGGAGAAGCGACGCACGATCAACATGCTGCAGACCGCACTG gCTCAACAACGGGAGCTGACAGTGCGCCACATCAAGGAAACAGAGAAGGAGCTGAACCGCAACTTCCAGCTGCAGAAGGATCAGTACGAGGCCACCATCCAGAGACATCTGGCCTTCATCGATCAG CTCATCGATGACAAGAAGGCCCTGAGCGACCGCTGCGAGGGGGTGGTGACCGAGCTAAAGCAGGTCGACCAGAAATACACCAAAAAGATAGCACACATGCAGGAGCAGCACGACCTG GTGTGGCACATTCTGGGTCCCTTGTGTGAG gaGATTAAGAAGCTGAAGGAGCTGATGAGTGCCACAGAGAAGATCCGCAGGGAGAAATGGATTGACGAGAAAACCAAGAAAATCAAAGAGATCACAGTGAAAG GGCTGGAGCCGGAGATCCAGAAGCTGATCTCCAAGCATAAGCAGGAGCTGCAGAAGCTGCGAGCTGTGCATGAGGCGGAGCTAATGCAGGCAGACGAGCGGGCAGCTCAGAGATACGTCAGGCAGAGCGAGGAGATGAGGGAgcagctggagagagagaaggaggagcagtgccagagagagagggagctcgCCAGGCAGAG GTACGAGAAGCAGctgcaggaggaggagcaggCGCTGCAGCAGCAGAGGAGGAGACTCTACAGCGAGGTGGCTGAAGAGAAGGAGAGGGGGGCCCAGCTGGCTGCCAg ACAGAGGGCAGAACTGGACGAGCTGAGAAAGCAACTTGAGGACAACAGCTTGGTGGCAGGGCGTGCGCTGAGAGAGGAGTTTGAGAGGACGAGAGAGGAGCAGGAGAGGAGGCACCAG GCAGAGGTTAAAGCCCTGAAAGAGAGGCTAGACATTGAGAAACAAGCCTGGGAGGAAAACTACATGAAGAAAGAG GAGGCCTGGCTGCTGAGCAGGGAGCGGGAGCTGAAGGAGGAGGTGCGCAGAGGGAGGGACAAGGAGATCGAGCTGGTGATTCAGAGGCTGGAGGAGGAGACCAGCAGAGCCAGGGATGAGTGTGAGAGAGCCTCCGAGAACAG GGTGAAGCGCGTGCGGGAGAAGTATGAGACAGAGCTGCGGGAACTGGAGCGCTCGGAGAGGAGCCTGCAGGAGAGACACAGCGAGCTGAAGGGCCGGCTCAGCCAGGCAGAGGGGGAGGCCGTGCGACTACAGGGACTCCTCAGGCAGAAAGAGCAGGAGGTGCAGGACATCACACAG ATTCAGGACCGGCTGACGGAGGAACGGCGCAGCCTGGCAGAGGTGATCCGGCAGGAGTTTGCCGACCGGCTCGTGACCACAGAGGAGGAGAACAGGCGCATGAAGATAGAGATGTCAGAGACGAGGGCGCGGCAGAGACTGGAGCTGGAGAGAGTGACCCGCgagaaggaggaggagctggCTGAGGTGCACAAGAG GGTGAAGACTGCTATAGTGAAAAAGGAAGAGACTGTAAATAACTTGCGTAAGCAACACGAG GCAGCCTTAAAGAGAGCAGATCACCTGGAAGCATTACTGGAGCAACAGCGGAAACAGCTGCTGGGGAAGTGA
- the cep131 gene encoding centrosomal protein of 131 kDa isoform X4 has protein sequence MHMDRSPSSLPGSASVGAGDSLELSLTGSQLSVSRRPSSASPAKHFSRSVSVTADNKSKRNTLGEAGLGSCRSIKNLRRSNSTTQVNQRVNSCFSEEQSEDFLALFDSSSDGRRKLASLRKTSPDLSWNILDDQPRTFQIPGSGRSARTADSPAGMKKREAGIALAANFTANNRSNKGAVGNSVTTILHNNCPDKPLTPKSSNQKPASLNNIMKATVNDEGSLENSSLTKSQKNFSSPNNNAAHSSPALLRRQEVTEEEAERFIQQVNHAAVTIQRWYRRHAHRRHTSEAALRRLLSTKKQEREQRAEEGETREGQKRKEEDRKRIREEKAQQARRAAIQELQQKRAQRAAETQRVAEQEIEALKQSGKLGRRKPARPSPGSKGSTAGRDTGKGRIADSGVNVTADLDDVSNLRSGSPTDSPGRGSQGSQKGVSVEEQLQRAPSSRAQSKTTLNELLDTLKLLEEDPERLPEPHCYRKEKYSWIDEDRDSNSLTADNLELLGKMSQPPALPDGGALLSEAKLQSIMSFLDEMEKSEQERPRSVTSGSHREALLSEEDLAQVDQASAKAAEVTGCMMRMKLELEEKRRTINMLQTALAQQRELTVRHIKETEKELNRNFQLQKDQYEATIQRHLAFIDQLIDDKKALSDRCEGVVTELKQVDQKYTKKIAHMQEQHDLEIKKLKELMSATEKIRREKWIDEKTKKIKEITVKGLEPEIQKLISKHKQELQKLRAVHEAELMQADERAAQRYVRQSEEMREQLEREKEEQCQRERELARQRYEKQLQEEEQALQQQRRRLYSEVAEEKERGAQLAARQRAELDELRKQLEDNSLVAGRALREEFERTREEQERRHQAEVKALKERLDIEKQAWEENYMKKEEAWLLSRERELKEEVRRGRDKEIELVIQRLEEETSRARDECERASENRVKRVREKYETELRELERSERSLQERHSELKGRLSQAEGEAVRLQGLLRQKEQEVQDITQIQDRLTEERRSLAEVIRQEFADRLVTTEEENRRMKIEMSETRARQRLELERVTREKEEELAEVHKRVKTAIVKKEETVNNLRKQHEAALKRADHLEALLEQQRKQLLGK, from the exons CGAGGAGCAGTCTGAGGACTTCCTGGCGTTGTTTGATAGCAGCTCGGATGGGAGGAGGAAGCTGGCCAGCCTCAGAAAGACCTCTCCGGACCTCTCCTGGAACATCCTG GATGACCAACCCCGGACCTTCCAGATCCCTGGCAGTGGCCGCAGTGCCCGCACTGCCGACTCGCCTGCCGGCATGAAGAAGAGAGAGGCTGGCATAGCGCTGGCTGCCAACTTCACTGCCAACAACAG GAGTAACAAGGGAGCTGTGGGAAATTCAGTCACTACCATCCTGCACAATAACTGTCCAGACAAGCCTCTGACACCAAAGAGCTCCAACCAGAAACCAGCGTCTCTCAA TAACATCATGAAGGCCACAGTGAACGACGAGGGCAGTCTGGAGAACAGCTCCCTGACCAAATCCCAGAAGAACTTCTCGTCTCCCAATAACAACGCCGCGCACAGCAGCCCCGCCCTGCTTCGTAGGCAGGAGGTGACAGAGGAGGAGGCTGAAAG GTTTATCCAGCAGGTGAACCACGCAGCTGTGACAATCCAGCGCTGGTACAGACGCCATGCCCACAGACGGCACACCAGCGAGGCAGCGCTCCGACGCCTCCTGTCCACCAAGAAACAG gagagggagcagagagCAGAGGAGGGGGAGACACGGGAAGGTCAGAAGAGGAAGGAGGAGGACAGGAAGAGGATACGTGAGGAGAAAGCCCAGCAGGCCAGAAGAGCTGCTATTCAG GAGCTCCAGCAGAAGCGGGCACAGCGGGCAGCTGAGACGCAGCGCGTGGCAGAGCAGGAGATTGAGGCACTGAAGCAGAGCGGCAAGCTGGGCCGGAGGAAACCTGCCAGGCCCTCTCCCGGCAGCAAGGGCAGCACGGCAGGCAGGGACACAGGCAAGGGGAGGATTGCAG acTCTGGTGTGAATGTAACGGCTGATCTGGATGACGTATCAAACCTGAGGTCTGGCTCCCCCACTGACTCCCCTGGGAGAGGCTCCCAAGGCTCCCAG AAAGGCGTGAGTGTGGAGGAGCAGCTGCAGAGAGCTCCGTCGAGCAGAGCCCAGTCCAAAACCACGCTGAACGAGCTGCTGGACACCCTGAAGCTGCTGGAGGAGGATCCAGAGAGACTGCCCGAGCCCCATTGCTACCGCAAAGAGAAGTACTCCTGGATCGATGAG GACAGAGACTCCAACTCCCTGACAGCTGATAACCTGGAGCTGCTGGGTAAGATGAGCCAGCCTCCTGCCCTGCCAGACGGGGGTGCCCTGCTCTCTGAGGCCAAGCTGCAGAGCATCATGAGCTTCCTGGACGAGATGGAGAAATCGGAGCAGGAGAGGCCGCGCTCTGTCACCTCGGGTTCACACAGAGAG GCCCTGCTGTCAGAAGAGGACCTAGCTCAGGTGGATCAGGCCTCGGCCAAAGCAGCCGAGGTGACCGGCTGCATGATGAGGATGAAACTGGAGCTGGAGGAGAAGCGACGCACGATCAACATGCTGCAGACCGCACTG gCTCAACAACGGGAGCTGACAGTGCGCCACATCAAGGAAACAGAGAAGGAGCTGAACCGCAACTTCCAGCTGCAGAAGGATCAGTACGAGGCCACCATCCAGAGACATCTGGCCTTCATCGATCAG CTCATCGATGACAAGAAGGCCCTGAGCGACCGCTGCGAGGGGGTGGTGACCGAGCTAAAGCAGGTCGACCAGAAATACACCAAAAAGATAGCACACATGCAGGAGCAGCACGACCTG gaGATTAAGAAGCTGAAGGAGCTGATGAGTGCCACAGAGAAGATCCGCAGGGAGAAATGGATTGACGAGAAAACCAAGAAAATCAAAGAGATCACAGTGAAAG GGCTGGAGCCGGAGATCCAGAAGCTGATCTCCAAGCATAAGCAGGAGCTGCAGAAGCTGCGAGCTGTGCATGAGGCGGAGCTAATGCAGGCAGACGAGCGGGCAGCTCAGAGATACGTCAGGCAGAGCGAGGAGATGAGGGAgcagctggagagagagaaggaggagcagtgccagagagagagggagctcgCCAGGCAGAG GTACGAGAAGCAGctgcaggaggaggagcaggCGCTGCAGCAGCAGAGGAGGAGACTCTACAGCGAGGTGGCTGAAGAGAAGGAGAGGGGGGCCCAGCTGGCTGCCAg ACAGAGGGCAGAACTGGACGAGCTGAGAAAGCAACTTGAGGACAACAGCTTGGTGGCAGGGCGTGCGCTGAGAGAGGAGTTTGAGAGGACGAGAGAGGAGCAGGAGAGGAGGCACCAG GCAGAGGTTAAAGCCCTGAAAGAGAGGCTAGACATTGAGAAACAAGCCTGGGAGGAAAACTACATGAAGAAAGAG GAGGCCTGGCTGCTGAGCAGGGAGCGGGAGCTGAAGGAGGAGGTGCGCAGAGGGAGGGACAAGGAGATCGAGCTGGTGATTCAGAGGCTGGAGGAGGAGACCAGCAGAGCCAGGGATGAGTGTGAGAGAGCCTCCGAGAACAG GGTGAAGCGCGTGCGGGAGAAGTATGAGACAGAGCTGCGGGAACTGGAGCGCTCGGAGAGGAGCCTGCAGGAGAGACACAGCGAGCTGAAGGGCCGGCTCAGCCAGGCAGAGGGGGAGGCCGTGCGACTACAGGGACTCCTCAGGCAGAAAGAGCAGGAGGTGCAGGACATCACACAG ATTCAGGACCGGCTGACGGAGGAACGGCGCAGCCTGGCAGAGGTGATCCGGCAGGAGTTTGCCGACCGGCTCGTGACCACAGAGGAGGAGAACAGGCGCATGAAGATAGAGATGTCAGAGACGAGGGCGCGGCAGAGACTGGAGCTGGAGAGAGTGACCCGCgagaaggaggaggagctggCTGAGGTGCACAAGAG GGTGAAGACTGCTATAGTGAAAAAGGAAGAGACTGTAAATAACTTGCGTAAGCAACACGAG GCAGCCTTAAAGAGAGCAGATCACCTGGAAGCATTACTGGAGCAACAGCGGAAACAGCTGCTGGGGAAGTGA
- the cep131 gene encoding centrosomal protein of 131 kDa isoform X3, with translation MHMDRSPSSLPGSASVGAGDSLELSLTGSQLSVSRRPSSASPAKHFSRSVSVTADNKSKRNTLGEAGLGSCRSIKNLRRSNSTTQVNQRVNSCFSEEQSEDFLALFDSSSDGRRKLASLRKTSPDLSWNILDDQPRTFQIPGSGRSARTADSPAGMKKREAGIALAANFTANNRSNKGAVGNSVTTILHNNCPDKPLTPKSSNQKPASLNNIMKATVNDEGSLENSSLTKSQKNFSSPNNNAAHSSPALLRRQEVTEEEAESRFIQQVNHAAVTIQRWYRRHAHRRHTSEAALRRLLSTKKQEREQRAEEGETREGQKRKEEDRKRIREEKAQQARRAAIQELQQKRAQRAAETQRVAEQEIEALKQSGKLGRRKPARPSPGSKGSTAGRDTGKGRIADSGVNVTADLDDVSNLRSGSPTDSPGRGSQGSQKGVSVEEQLQRAPSSRAQSKTTLNELLDTLKLLEEDPERLPEPHCYRKEKYSWIDEDRDSNSLTADNLELLGKMSQPPALPDGGALLSEAKLQSIMSFLDEMEKSEQERPRSVTSGSHREALLSEEDLAQVDQASAKAAEVTGCMMRMKLELEEKRRTINMLQTALAQQRELTVRHIKETEKELNRNFQLQKDQYEATIQRHLAFIDQLIDDKKALSDRCEGVVTELKQVDQKYTKKIAHMQEQHDLEIKKLKELMSATEKIRREKWIDEKTKKIKEITVKGLEPEIQKLISKHKQELQKLRAVHEAELMQADERAAQRYVRQSEEMREQLEREKEEQCQRERELARQRYEKQLQEEEQALQQQRRRLYSEVAEEKERGAQLAARQRAELDELRKQLEDNSLVAGRALREEFERTREEQERRHQAEVKALKERLDIEKQAWEENYMKKEEAWLLSRERELKEEVRRGRDKEIELVIQRLEEETSRARDECERASENRVKRVREKYETELRELERSERSLQERHSELKGRLSQAEGEAVRLQGLLRQKEQEVQDITQIQDRLTEERRSLAEVIRQEFADRLVTTEEENRRMKIEMSETRARQRLELERVTREKEEELAEVHKRVKTAIVKKEETVNNLRKQHEAALKRADHLEALLEQQRKQLLGK, from the exons CGAGGAGCAGTCTGAGGACTTCCTGGCGTTGTTTGATAGCAGCTCGGATGGGAGGAGGAAGCTGGCCAGCCTCAGAAAGACCTCTCCGGACCTCTCCTGGAACATCCTG GATGACCAACCCCGGACCTTCCAGATCCCTGGCAGTGGCCGCAGTGCCCGCACTGCCGACTCGCCTGCCGGCATGAAGAAGAGAGAGGCTGGCATAGCGCTGGCTGCCAACTTCACTGCCAACAACAG GAGTAACAAGGGAGCTGTGGGAAATTCAGTCACTACCATCCTGCACAATAACTGTCCAGACAAGCCTCTGACACCAAAGAGCTCCAACCAGAAACCAGCGTCTCTCAA TAACATCATGAAGGCCACAGTGAACGACGAGGGCAGTCTGGAGAACAGCTCCCTGACCAAATCCCAGAAGAACTTCTCGTCTCCCAATAACAACGCCGCGCACAGCAGCCCCGCCCTGCTTCGTAGGCAGGAGGTGACAGAGGAGGAGGCTGAAAG CAGGTTTATCCAGCAGGTGAACCACGCAGCTGTGACAATCCAGCGCTGGTACAGACGCCATGCCCACAGACGGCACACCAGCGAGGCAGCGCTCCGACGCCTCCTGTCCACCAAGAAACAG gagagggagcagagagCAGAGGAGGGGGAGACACGGGAAGGTCAGAAGAGGAAGGAGGAGGACAGGAAGAGGATACGTGAGGAGAAAGCCCAGCAGGCCAGAAGAGCTGCTATTCAG GAGCTCCAGCAGAAGCGGGCACAGCGGGCAGCTGAGACGCAGCGCGTGGCAGAGCAGGAGATTGAGGCACTGAAGCAGAGCGGCAAGCTGGGCCGGAGGAAACCTGCCAGGCCCTCTCCCGGCAGCAAGGGCAGCACGGCAGGCAGGGACACAGGCAAGGGGAGGATTGCAG acTCTGGTGTGAATGTAACGGCTGATCTGGATGACGTATCAAACCTGAGGTCTGGCTCCCCCACTGACTCCCCTGGGAGAGGCTCCCAAGGCTCCCAG AAAGGCGTGAGTGTGGAGGAGCAGCTGCAGAGAGCTCCGTCGAGCAGAGCCCAGTCCAAAACCACGCTGAACGAGCTGCTGGACACCCTGAAGCTGCTGGAGGAGGATCCAGAGAGACTGCCCGAGCCCCATTGCTACCGCAAAGAGAAGTACTCCTGGATCGATGAG GACAGAGACTCCAACTCCCTGACAGCTGATAACCTGGAGCTGCTGGGTAAGATGAGCCAGCCTCCTGCCCTGCCAGACGGGGGTGCCCTGCTCTCTGAGGCCAAGCTGCAGAGCATCATGAGCTTCCTGGACGAGATGGAGAAATCGGAGCAGGAGAGGCCGCGCTCTGTCACCTCGGGTTCACACAGAGAG GCCCTGCTGTCAGAAGAGGACCTAGCTCAGGTGGATCAGGCCTCGGCCAAAGCAGCCGAGGTGACCGGCTGCATGATGAGGATGAAACTGGAGCTGGAGGAGAAGCGACGCACGATCAACATGCTGCAGACCGCACTG gCTCAACAACGGGAGCTGACAGTGCGCCACATCAAGGAAACAGAGAAGGAGCTGAACCGCAACTTCCAGCTGCAGAAGGATCAGTACGAGGCCACCATCCAGAGACATCTGGCCTTCATCGATCAG CTCATCGATGACAAGAAGGCCCTGAGCGACCGCTGCGAGGGGGTGGTGACCGAGCTAAAGCAGGTCGACCAGAAATACACCAAAAAGATAGCACACATGCAGGAGCAGCACGACCTG gaGATTAAGAAGCTGAAGGAGCTGATGAGTGCCACAGAGAAGATCCGCAGGGAGAAATGGATTGACGAGAAAACCAAGAAAATCAAAGAGATCACAGTGAAAG GGCTGGAGCCGGAGATCCAGAAGCTGATCTCCAAGCATAAGCAGGAGCTGCAGAAGCTGCGAGCTGTGCATGAGGCGGAGCTAATGCAGGCAGACGAGCGGGCAGCTCAGAGATACGTCAGGCAGAGCGAGGAGATGAGGGAgcagctggagagagagaaggaggagcagtgccagagagagagggagctcgCCAGGCAGAG GTACGAGAAGCAGctgcaggaggaggagcaggCGCTGCAGCAGCAGAGGAGGAGACTCTACAGCGAGGTGGCTGAAGAGAAGGAGAGGGGGGCCCAGCTGGCTGCCAg ACAGAGGGCAGAACTGGACGAGCTGAGAAAGCAACTTGAGGACAACAGCTTGGTGGCAGGGCGTGCGCTGAGAGAGGAGTTTGAGAGGACGAGAGAGGAGCAGGAGAGGAGGCACCAG GCAGAGGTTAAAGCCCTGAAAGAGAGGCTAGACATTGAGAAACAAGCCTGGGAGGAAAACTACATGAAGAAAGAG GAGGCCTGGCTGCTGAGCAGGGAGCGGGAGCTGAAGGAGGAGGTGCGCAGAGGGAGGGACAAGGAGATCGAGCTGGTGATTCAGAGGCTGGAGGAGGAGACCAGCAGAGCCAGGGATGAGTGTGAGAGAGCCTCCGAGAACAG GGTGAAGCGCGTGCGGGAGAAGTATGAGACAGAGCTGCGGGAACTGGAGCGCTCGGAGAGGAGCCTGCAGGAGAGACACAGCGAGCTGAAGGGCCGGCTCAGCCAGGCAGAGGGGGAGGCCGTGCGACTACAGGGACTCCTCAGGCAGAAAGAGCAGGAGGTGCAGGACATCACACAG ATTCAGGACCGGCTGACGGAGGAACGGCGCAGCCTGGCAGAGGTGATCCGGCAGGAGTTTGCCGACCGGCTCGTGACCACAGAGGAGGAGAACAGGCGCATGAAGATAGAGATGTCAGAGACGAGGGCGCGGCAGAGACTGGAGCTGGAGAGAGTGACCCGCgagaaggaggaggagctggCTGAGGTGCACAAGAG GGTGAAGACTGCTATAGTGAAAAAGGAAGAGACTGTAAATAACTTGCGTAAGCAACACGAG GCAGCCTTAAAGAGAGCAGATCACCTGGAAGCATTACTGGAGCAACAGCGGAAACAGCTGCTGGGGAAGTGA